Proteins encoded in a region of the Candidatus Methylomirabilis lanthanidiphila genome:
- the ttuD gene encoding Putative hydroxypyruvate reductase — MDCVTAKRMLREQFRSVLESCSIGRAFERGPLEEVLDVIRRTRGHTYVVAIGKSATGMTDQLIRRSGMTPTAGVVAGPAVGDWSHPRVRTFEGGHPMPNKESMDAATTALSMIRGMTDQDLVIYLVSGGGSACFELPIHETITLADLVEMNRLVISRELTIVETNTIRKHLSKVKGGRLAVTAAPAQQLTLYISDVPRGYPSFVASGPSMPDDSTVQEMDTLIRRHRLTSVFPNSIKALIRRGVVPETPKSEHPAFRTARWFKLLDNDDAVRAAVGFAEQSGWKPVVAEIADNISARDAARILIRRAEDEIRGLNGQPVAVISGGELVSPVLGRGRGGRNQAFALECAELIAGKRVSVLSVGTDGIDGNSRAAGAVADGRTLARARAAGLGVATVREASDSHGFFDRLGDTIVTGPTGINVRDLRVVLAW; from the coding sequence ATGGATTGCGTGACGGCCAAGCGCATGCTGCGTGAGCAGTTCCGATCCGTGTTGGAGTCCTGTAGTATCGGTCGCGCGTTCGAGCGCGGTCCACTGGAGGAGGTGTTGGATGTTATCCGTCGGACCAGAGGACATACCTATGTTGTGGCGATAGGTAAGAGCGCAACCGGTATGACAGACCAACTCATCAGGCGATCAGGCATGACGCCGACGGCCGGCGTGGTGGCCGGTCCGGCAGTCGGGGACTGGAGCCATCCTCGTGTTCGGACCTTCGAGGGGGGGCACCCCATGCCGAACAAGGAGAGCATGGACGCCGCGACGACGGCCTTATCTATGATACGCGGCATGACCGATCAGGATTTGGTGATCTACCTGGTGTCGGGCGGCGGGTCGGCCTGCTTCGAACTACCGATCCACGAGACGATCACACTGGCGGACCTTGTGGAGATGAACCGTTTAGTGATCTCCAGGGAGCTGACTATCGTCGAGACCAACACGATCAGGAAGCATCTGTCAAAAGTAAAGGGCGGACGGCTCGCTGTCACTGCCGCGCCGGCACAGCAACTGACGCTGTACATCTCCGATGTACCCCGCGGTTATCCTTCGTTTGTGGCGTCGGGGCCGTCGATGCCGGATGATTCTACCGTTCAGGAAATGGATACGCTCATCCGGAGACACAGGCTGACGTCAGTATTCCCGAACTCTATTAAAGCGCTCATTCGTCGTGGCGTCGTACCCGAAACACCGAAATCTGAACATCCGGCCTTCCGTACCGCACGTTGGTTCAAGCTTCTGGACAATGATGATGCCGTCAGAGCGGCAGTCGGCTTTGCTGAACAGTCCGGGTGGAAGCCTGTCGTTGCTGAGATCGCGGACAATATCTCGGCTCGTGATGCGGCCAGGATTCTGATCCGGCGAGCTGAGGACGAAATCAGGGGCCTTAATGGACAGCCTGTTGCGGTGATATCCGGCGGTGAACTGGTCTCTCCGGTGCTGGGCAGGGGACGAGGGGGTCGAAATCAGGCATTCGCCCTTGAATGTGCCGAGCTCATTGCAGGCAAACGGGTATCGGTACTCAGTGTTGGGACCGACGGGATCGACGGGAACTCAAGGGCGGCGGGGGCTGTCGCCGACGGCAGGACACTCGCAAGAGCACGGGCGGCCGGCCTGGGTGTGGCGACGGTGCGCGAAGCATCCGATTCACATGGATTCTTCGATCGGCTTGGAGATACAATTGTCACAGGACCAACCGGCATTAATGTTCGGGATCTCAGGGTTGTCCTGGCGTGGTGA
- a CDS encoding ABC transporter encodes MAIVEIRKLTKQFGNVTAVNGVDLIINEGEFFVLLGSSGCGKSTLLRMIAGIESPTAGEIHIGGRIVNDLPPQARQVAMVFQSYALYPHMTVFNNIAFPLEVQGMRREVIEEKAKRAAAMFGIERLLDRKPRQLSGGERQRVALARALVREPAVFLLDEPLSNLDARLRSSARDELVQLQRRIGTTTIYVTHDQAEAMALADRIAVMDAGQVRQIGAPHEIYHEPADTFVAGFVGSPPMNLVAHGEVILGFRPEQCVPKEACGRHGNPVFFQLTVTRVEELGAERIVYGHLEERFGNARISARLPPDMTMPFVQGRAYTFAIEESALRFFDRATELRTENRPHHFRTQYDP; translated from the coding sequence ATGGCGATCGTAGAGATCAGGAAATTGACGAAGCAGTTTGGAAACGTCACAGCGGTGAACGGCGTTGATCTTATCATCAACGAGGGCGAATTCTTCGTCCTGCTGGGCTCATCGGGGTGCGGAAAGTCCACCCTGCTTCGCATGATCGCCGGCATCGAGTCGCCCACCGCCGGCGAGATCCATATCGGAGGTCGGATAGTGAACGATCTTCCACCCCAGGCGAGGCAGGTAGCCATGGTCTTTCAGAGCTATGCGCTCTATCCCCATATGACGGTCTTCAACAACATCGCCTTTCCGCTCGAGGTTCAGGGGATGAGAAGGGAGGTGATCGAGGAGAAGGCCAAGCGGGCTGCGGCGATGTTCGGGATCGAGCGGCTGCTGGATCGGAAGCCCCGTCAGCTCTCGGGTGGCGAGCGGCAGCGCGTGGCCCTGGCGAGAGCGTTGGTCCGGGAGCCGGCGGTATTTCTGCTTGACGAGCCGCTCTCCAATCTCGACGCGCGGCTTCGGAGTTCGGCTAGGGATGAGCTTGTACAGTTGCAACGACGGATCGGGACGACTACGATCTATGTCACGCACGACCAGGCAGAGGCCATGGCGCTCGCGGACCGGATCGCCGTCATGGATGCCGGACAAGTGCGGCAGATCGGTGCGCCTCACGAGATCTATCATGAACCGGCCGACACCTTCGTGGCCGGGTTTGTGGGCTCGCCCCCCATGAACCTGGTTGCGCACGGCGAAGTCATCCTGGGCTTCCGCCCTGAGCAGTGTGTGCCGAAGGAGGCATGCGGAAGACACGGCAATCCGGTATTCTTCCAGCTTACGGTGACGCGGGTAGAGGAGTTGGGGGCCGAACGTATCGTGTACGGGCACCTGGAGGAGCGGTTCGGCAACGCGCGTATATCGGCGCGGCTGCCACCGGATATGACGATGCCCTTCGTGCAGGGCCGGGCGTACACATTCGCCATCGAGGAAAGCGCGCTGAGGTTTTTCGATCGAGCGACCGAACTTAGAACCGAAAACAGACCGCATCATTTCCGCACCCAATACGATCCCTGA
- a CDS encoding sugar ABC transporter permease has product MGSRLRRVAEGSIFWALLTGLTAFCLLPFLWQLVTSLKPASDLGSLPPLFPTRPVLDHYVAIFQGRPFGRFILNSVIVASLTTVSCLSVGSLAAFAVAKLQFRGRNLLLFLALSISMFPPIATVSPLYLLIRTFGWRDSYIGLVVPYTTFALPLAIWILWSVFREIPDELYLAALVDGCTPLQVFVRIFLPLAAPGIGTAAILVFIFAWNEFLYALTFTSQETMRTIPVAIALFPGLHEVPWGEIAAATIVVTAPLILLVLLFQRHIVSGLTAGSVKG; this is encoded by the coding sequence GTGGGTAGTCGGCTCAGGCGGGTCGCAGAAGGGTCCATCTTTTGGGCGCTCTTGACGGGGCTGACCGCCTTCTGTCTGTTGCCCTTCCTGTGGCAACTGGTCACCTCGCTGAAGCCCGCGTCCGACCTCGGCTCGTTGCCGCCGCTCTTTCCGACAAGGCCGGTCCTCGATCATTACGTCGCCATCTTTCAAGGCCGTCCGTTCGGTCGATTTATCCTGAACAGTGTGATTGTCGCCTCCCTGACGACCGTCTCCTGTCTTTCCGTCGGCTCCCTGGCGGCATTTGCCGTGGCCAAGCTGCAGTTCCGGGGCAGGAACCTCCTGCTCTTTCTGGCCCTGTCCATTTCCATGTTTCCTCCTATTGCCACCGTGAGTCCCCTGTATCTGCTCATTCGAACCTTTGGATGGCGGGACAGCTACATCGGCCTTGTTGTTCCCTATACCACCTTTGCCCTCCCGCTTGCCATCTGGATTCTGTGGAGCGTCTTCAGGGAGATTCCCGACGAACTGTATCTGGCGGCCCTTGTGGACGGCTGCACGCCGCTTCAGGTCTTCGTTCGCATCTTCCTTCCTCTCGCGGCGCCGGGGATCGGGACGGCCGCCATCCTGGTGTTCATCTTTGCGTGGAATGAGTTCCTCTACGCGCTGACCTTCACCTCACAGGAGACGATGCGGACGATCCCCGTGGCCATTGCCCTCTTTCCCGGTCTGCACGAGGTCCCGTGGGGAGAGATAGCGGCTGCGACGATCGTGGTGACTGCGCCGTTGATTCTCCTCGTCCTCCTCTTTCAACGCCACATTGTATCCGGTCTGACGGCCGGTTCGGTGAAAGGGTAG
- a CDS encoding glycosyl transferase — protein sequence MSDFHQTGVITTLHRLGKPNLDQLEKELEETLLYRPIALVLPCLYSELEGEALPRIVDELAQVRYLREIVVGLGRAGEEEFRRARTFFAGLPQAPLLIWNDGPRIQALYRELEERGISAGPDGKGRSAWMMFGYVLARGQSDVIALHDCDVLTYHRELLARLCYPVANPRLAFEFAKGYYSRVTDRLHGRAVRLLVVPLIRALQRILDQQPFLTYLDSFRYPLAGEFAMVADLARVNRIPWDWGLEVGVLAQVYRNCAVGRVCQVDLADTYEHKHQDLSATDPTKGLTRMAVDITKSILRTLAEEGTVLSDGLLKTLPITYIRTARDMLSRYQNDAYINRLVYDQHQEGQAVEAFARAIQSAIEGFLADPLGVPLIPNWNRVLAAIPDFLTRLREAVDADNA from the coding sequence ATGAGTGATTTCCATCAGACAGGCGTGATCACGACGCTTCATCGGCTGGGAAAGCCGAACCTCGACCAGCTTGAGAAGGAATTGGAAGAAACGTTGCTGTATCGGCCCATCGCGTTGGTGCTGCCGTGTCTGTACTCGGAACTGGAGGGGGAGGCGCTGCCCCGGATTGTCGACGAACTGGCTCAGGTTCGATATCTGCGGGAGATTGTCGTCGGCCTGGGACGGGCCGGCGAAGAGGAGTTCAGGAGGGCCAGGACGTTCTTTGCGGGTCTTCCCCAGGCGCCTCTCCTGATTTGGAACGACGGTCCGAGGATCCAGGCGCTCTACCGTGAACTGGAGGAACGTGGGATCTCGGCAGGACCTGACGGCAAGGGGCGGTCGGCGTGGATGATGTTTGGCTACGTCCTGGCCCGCGGCCAAAGCGATGTCATCGCGCTGCACGATTGCGATGTTTTGACCTATCATCGAGAGCTGCTTGCGCGACTCTGTTATCCGGTGGCGAATCCGCGGTTGGCGTTTGAGTTTGCGAAAGGCTATTACAGCCGGGTAACGGATCGACTCCACGGCAGAGCCGTCAGGCTCCTGGTGGTCCCCCTCATCCGGGCCCTCCAGCGGATCCTGGACCAGCAACCGTTCCTGACGTACCTGGACAGCTTCAGATACCCATTAGCCGGCGAATTTGCCATGGTCGCCGATCTGGCCCGGGTGAACAGGATTCCGTGGGATTGGGGGCTGGAGGTCGGGGTGTTGGCGCAGGTCTATCGGAACTGTGCCGTGGGACGGGTCTGTCAGGTCGACCTTGCCGATACCTATGAACACAAGCATCAGGACCTCTCTGCGACCGATCCGACCAAGGGGCTCACACGAATGGCCGTCGACATCACCAAGAGCATCCTGCGGACGTTGGCGGAAGAGGGGACCGTACTTTCTGATGGGCTCTTAAAGACGTTGCCGATCACCTATATCAGAACGGCCCGCGACATGCTGAGCCGGTACCAGAACGACGCGTATATCAACCGGCTTGTGTATGACCAACATCAGGAGGGGCAGGCCGTAGAGGCATTTGCGAGAGCCATCCAGTCGGCGATTGAGGGGTTCCTGGCCGACCCGTTGGGTGTTCCGTTGATCCCAAACTGGAACCGCGTCCTGGCCGCGATCCCGGACTTCTTGACCCGGCTTCGCGAGGCAGTAGATGCCGACAACGCATAG
- a CDS encoding ABC transporter permease, giving the protein MRGHRAFLMILPACLLIGAVAVFPIVYAFTISLDRRMPVFGISYFVGVDNYRFLLHDSRFWQSFLNTAYFSLLSVSLELAVGLILALLLSRAFRGRGLFRALVLIPWAIPTVVSARMWEWIFNPESGLLNYLLQQIGLLSSPLNWLGDRVFAMHALILADVWKTSPFAALILLAGLQMIPEELYEAARVDGAGRWQILRRITVPLLLPFILIALLFRMLDAFRIFDLVYVLTGGGPANTTETLSIYAYKLLFQTLQFGYGSAVAVATFLIVLLISAVCIVLLRRQSGG; this is encoded by the coding sequence ATGAGAGGGCATCGGGCCTTTCTGATGATCCTGCCGGCCTGTCTGTTGATCGGGGCCGTGGCCGTCTTCCCGATCGTGTACGCCTTCACGATCAGTCTCGATCGACGAATGCCCGTGTTCGGCATTTCCTACTTCGTGGGTGTCGACAACTACCGTTTTCTCCTGCACGATTCCCGCTTTTGGCAGAGCTTTCTGAACACCGCCTACTTCTCCCTGCTCTCGGTCTCGCTGGAGCTGGCCGTCGGGCTGATCCTGGCCCTGCTCCTGAGCCGCGCTTTCCGGGGACGGGGCCTCTTCAGGGCCCTCGTGCTCATCCCATGGGCGATTCCCACCGTCGTCTCGGCCCGGATGTGGGAATGGATCTTCAACCCTGAGTCCGGACTGCTGAATTACCTGTTGCAGCAGATCGGCCTGCTGTCCTCGCCGCTGAACTGGCTTGGGGATCGCGTCTTTGCCATGCATGCGCTTATCCTGGCCGACGTCTGGAAGACCAGTCCCTTTGCGGCCCTCATCCTGCTGGCCGGCCTTCAGATGATCCCCGAGGAGTTGTATGAGGCGGCGCGGGTGGACGGCGCGGGCAGGTGGCAGATCTTGCGGCGGATCACCGTTCCGTTGCTGCTGCCCTTTATCCTGATCGCCCTGCTGTTCAGGATGCTCGATGCCTTCCGGATCTTCGATCTGGTCTACGTACTGACGGGAGGCGGGCCGGCCAACACGACCGAGACATTAAGTATCTACGCCTATAAACTGCTGTTTCAGACCCTTCAGTTCGGCTACGGCTCGGCAGTAGCGGTCGCCACGTTTCTCATCGTCCTGCTCATCAGCGCCGTATGCATCGTCCTTCTAAGGAGGCAGTCCGGTGGGTAG
- a CDS encoding mannosyl-3-phosphoglycerate phosphatase: MPTTHSPRHSASLLIFTDLDGTLLDHDTYSCEPAREALNEVERRGIPLVLCTSKTRAEVERYRQLLNNHDPFVVENGGAAFIPVDYFSFAYPYQRDVDGYHVIEYGTPYPRLVEILQAVRAESGVKIGGFSDLNAEQVAALTGLPVEEARLAKVREYDEPFFVKGPPGELNCVNTLFRRRGFRCTRGGRFHHLTGSNDKGKAVADVARLFERACGQVRTVGIGDSQNDLPMLWAVDVPILVQRIDGKYDPTVKVPHLIRAGGIGPQGWCKAILDLLSARTEDGGTAPL; this comes from the coding sequence ATGCCGACAACGCATAGCCCAAGGCACAGCGCCAGCCTGCTCATCTTTACAGATCTGGATGGGACGTTGCTGGATCATGATACGTACAGTTGCGAGCCGGCCCGGGAAGCTCTGAACGAGGTCGAGCGGAGAGGGATCCCTCTCGTTCTCTGCACCAGCAAGACCAGAGCTGAGGTGGAGCGGTATCGACAACTCCTCAATAACCATGATCCCTTTGTCGTGGAGAACGGAGGCGCCGCATTTATTCCCGTGGACTATTTTTCTTTCGCCTATCCGTACCAGCGTGATGTGGACGGCTACCACGTCATCGAGTACGGTACCCCCTACCCCAGGTTGGTGGAGATATTGCAAGCGGTGAGAGCCGAAAGCGGAGTTAAGATTGGGGGCTTTTCGGATCTGAATGCGGAGCAGGTTGCGGCGCTGACGGGACTCCCGGTGGAGGAGGCTCGTCTCGCAAAGGTTCGGGAGTACGATGAGCCATTTTTCGTCAAGGGTCCTCCCGGAGAGTTGAACTGCGTGAACACACTGTTCCGACGGAGAGGGTTCCGGTGTACGCGAGGCGGGAGGTTCCATCATCTCACAGGATCCAATGACAAGGGCAAAGCGGTTGCTGATGTGGCGCGACTGTTCGAGAGGGCGTGCGGTCAGGTGCGGACTGTCGGGATCGGGGACAGCCAGAACGACCTTCCGATGTTGTGGGCCGTCGACGTCCCCATCCTCGTCCAGCGAATCGACGGGAAATACGACCCCACGGTCAAAGTGCCGCACCTGATCCGCGCCGGCGGCATCGGGCCGCAGGGATGGTGCAAGGCCATCCTGGACCTTCTATCCGCCAGGACTGAAGACGGTGGAACAGCTCCTTTATGA
- a CDS encoding glycosyl transferase family 2 — MEQLLYEPVLERLEEIGKADILIGIPSYNNAGTIGGVVKTVASGLATFFPRAQSVIVNSDGGSQDGTPQVVQAALEDESTLLVQHPVPPIYKIITPYHGIPGKGSAFRTIFNIADALQVQACAVVDADLRSITPEWVERLIRPVYEGRFDYVAPLYRRHKYDGTITNSIVYPMTRALYGQQIRQPIGGEFGFSGKLAALYLAKPVWETDVARFGIDIWMTITAAAERYRICQAFLGAKVHEHKDPGLHLSGMLVQVVGSLFSLMEEYANVWHTTQASSPVPIVGPLQEVEVEHVSVNVERMVDAFKQGIRDLLPIWETILASDTLAELRRIAPPDPEKFRFPMDLWISVIYDFALAYHHRVLHLEHLLKALTPLYLGRTASFVLETQESGHQQVEEVIETVAERFEAMKPYLVARWR; from the coding sequence GTGGAACAGCTCCTTTATGAGCCTGTTCTGGAGAGACTGGAGGAGATCGGGAAGGCCGACATCCTGATCGGGATCCCTAGCTACAACAATGCCGGCACAATCGGGGGCGTCGTCAAGACCGTCGCCTCCGGACTCGCCACATTTTTTCCGCGCGCCCAATCCGTAATCGTCAACTCGGACGGAGGCTCTCAGGATGGAACCCCTCAGGTTGTTCAGGCTGCGCTTGAAGACGAGTCCACACTGCTTGTGCAGCATCCGGTTCCGCCCATCTACAAGATCATCACCCCCTACCATGGAATACCGGGCAAGGGGAGCGCCTTTCGAACAATCTTCAATATCGCTGACGCGCTTCAGGTGCAGGCCTGTGCCGTTGTCGACGCGGATCTTCGCTCCATTACCCCCGAATGGGTGGAGCGGCTGATCCGACCCGTATATGAAGGACGATTCGATTATGTGGCGCCACTGTACCGCCGTCACAAATATGACGGGACCATCACCAACAGTATCGTCTACCCCATGACGAGGGCCCTGTACGGCCAACAGATTCGCCAGCCCATCGGCGGCGAGTTTGGGTTTTCAGGGAAACTGGCCGCTCTGTATCTCGCCAAGCCGGTCTGGGAGACCGATGTGGCCCGGTTCGGGATCGATATCTGGATGACGATCACCGCAGCGGCCGAGCGATACCGGATCTGCCAGGCGTTCCTTGGGGCCAAGGTTCACGAGCACAAGGACCCGGGGCTGCATCTCTCAGGGATGCTGGTGCAGGTGGTAGGCTCGCTTTTCAGCCTGATGGAGGAGTATGCGAACGTATGGCACACCACACAAGCATCAAGTCCGGTCCCCATCGTCGGACCGTTGCAGGAGGTGGAGGTTGAACACGTCTCAGTGAACGTGGAACGGATGGTGGACGCCTTCAAGCAGGGCATTCGTGATCTGCTGCCGATCTGGGAGACGATTCTCGCTTCGGACACCTTGGCCGAACTGCGGCGCATCGCACCGCCGGACCCGGAGAAGTTCCGGTTTCCAATGGATCTCTGGATCTCTGTCATCTACGATTTTGCGCTGGCCTACCACCATCGGGTCCTGCACCTGGAGCATCTGCTGAAAGCCTTGACGCCGCTCTACCTGGGCAGAACCGCCTCTTTTGTCCTCGAGACCCAAGAGAGCGGACATCAGCAGGTCGAGGAGGTCATCGAGACGGTGGCGGAACGGTTTGAGGCGATGAAGCCGTACCTGGTGGCGCGTTGGAGGTGA
- a CDS encoding Fis family transcriptional regulator, with product MDLYELYVPKILVVDDDGEMRQLLDDVLTREGFHVIQAANGSEALLKVQEGPYQVIVLDKIMTDLSGMEILPEVKRLQPDAQIILITAFGDRETCMEAMGKGATAYLAKPFGMSVLVQMVKKAIEQKIGEA from the coding sequence ATGGACCTGTATGAATTGTACGTACCGAAGATCCTGGTTGTTGATGATGATGGCGAGATGCGTCAACTCCTGGACGATGTCCTGACCCGCGAAGGGTTCCATGTTATCCAGGCGGCAAATGGATCGGAGGCGCTCCTCAAGGTTCAGGAGGGGCCATATCAGGTCATTGTCCTTGATAAGATCATGACTGATCTGAGTGGGATGGAGATTCTTCCGGAGGTCAAGCGCCTCCAACCGGACGCTCAGATTATCCTCATTACGGCCTTCGGCGACCGGGAGACGTGTATGGAGGCGATGGGGAAAGGGGCGACAGCCTATCTGGCGAAGCCGTTCGGCATGTCGGTCCTTGTCCAGATGGTCAAGAAGGCGATCGAGCAGAAGATCGGCGAAGCATAG
- a CDS encoding putative ABC transporter-binding protein precursor, translating to MRVRRRLVGSLVVIALAVTVGCAREEGVTNEQGRAKLVFAHFKVPAPEVLSELIEAFERQHPGVTVIEEVLPTSTDQQHQFYVTALEGRSATFDVFALDVIWIQEFARAGWLLDLTPSFVADGLADFLPGPVEAATRNDRVYAIPWFANAGILYYRKDLLSEYGFAPPRTFEELSQQAAIILEGEQDPDLKGFVWQGKQYEGLICVALEFIHGNGGAVIEDRRSALRDKKAVDALRFMRDLIAVSRVSPPLVTSADEEATRHVFGAGRAIFMRNWPYAMALYEQEGSKVRGKVGVAMLPALEGSHGAPTLGGWLLGVNRFSAHPDLAGKFAEFLTGQSAQKVLAMKLGFPPARHALYQDAELKKANPAIPPLYEAMRRARPRPVTPFYLMISQLLQPELSAAVMGIKSPERAMEDASRHIEQILKLEME from the coding sequence ATGAGAGTGCGTCGGCGTCTCGTGGGATCGCTGGTCGTTATTGCGCTCGCCGTCACCGTCGGATGCGCGAGAGAAGAGGGCGTCACCAATGAGCAAGGGAGAGCGAAGCTCGTGTTCGCGCACTTCAAGGTGCCCGCTCCTGAAGTCCTTTCGGAGTTGATTGAGGCGTTCGAACGGCAACACCCCGGCGTTACGGTCATCGAGGAGGTTCTGCCCACCTCGACGGACCAGCAGCATCAATTCTACGTGACGGCCCTCGAGGGCCGGTCTGCAACCTTTGACGTATTCGCACTGGACGTTATCTGGATCCAGGAGTTCGCCAGAGCGGGCTGGCTTCTGGATCTCACCCCGAGCTTCGTGGCCGATGGATTAGCGGACTTTCTGCCGGGGCCTGTTGAGGCTGCGACCCGCAATGATCGCGTCTATGCGATTCCCTGGTTTGCGAATGCGGGAATCCTCTACTACAGAAAGGATCTGCTGTCGGAGTACGGATTCGCGCCCCCCCGCACCTTCGAGGAGTTGTCCCAACAGGCGGCGATCATCCTGGAAGGGGAACAGGATCCGGATCTCAAAGGCTTTGTCTGGCAGGGGAAACAATACGAGGGATTGATCTGTGTCGCTCTGGAGTTCATTCACGGCAATGGAGGCGCGGTGATAGAAGACCGCCGGTCGGCTCTTCGCGACAAGAAAGCGGTCGACGCGCTTCGGTTTATGCGTGACCTGATCGCCGTCAGCAGGGTGTCGCCTCCGCTTGTGACGTCGGCGGATGAGGAGGCCACCCGCCACGTCTTCGGAGCGGGCCGGGCGATTTTTATGCGGAACTGGCCGTACGCCATGGCGCTGTATGAACAGGAGGGTTCGAAGGTACGGGGGAAGGTGGGTGTGGCGATGCTCCCTGCCCTTGAAGGGTCTCACGGGGCTCCGACATTAGGGGGCTGGTTGCTCGGCGTCAACCGTTTCTCGGCCCATCCGGATCTGGCCGGGAAATTCGCTGAATTTCTGACCGGTCAATCGGCGCAAAAGGTTCTGGCAATGAAGCTTGGCTTTCCGCCGGCACGCCATGCCCTCTATCAGGATGCGGAGCTGAAAAAGGCGAACCCCGCCATTCCGCCTCTCTATGAGGCGATGCGCCGGGCCCGTCCCAGACCGGTGACGCCTTTCTACCTTATGATCTCCCAACTGCTGCAGCCGGAGCTGAGTGCGGCTGTCATGGGGATCAAGTCGCCCGAGCGGGCTATGGAAGACGCCTCCCGGCACATCGAGCAGATCCTGAAGCTGGAGATGGAATGA
- a CDS encoding Multi-sensor signal transduction histidine kinase produces the protein MGRAMIFPPFVVKREIVLTGAAILIGAIAVIDWGVAVDISFGFLYVFPVMLAASVLPRWAIALTAALCMALADLFDPFPFTFSVGLLSDLSDFAALTGAGLFVHEVIKSRQEGMEHLKRIEREVVARRQAEEQLAFLIDSSPVAILIMTGDGAILQANSSAHRLFGTPNGELPGRNISRYVAALASVPSVENTRQTFRTEMQCRGSKEDGSIFPARVFFSTYKTAAGPRLAALIVDASEELREREESSFEHLLAGSRVVVGAVSHEIRNVCSAIAVLANPCNMVKVFAGYETNFHDIKIVKALSKKIRG, from the coding sequence GTGGGCCGGGCCATGATTTTCCCGCCGTTCGTTGTGAAAAGGGAGATCGTACTGACCGGTGCGGCCATTCTCATCGGAGCCATCGCTGTCATCGACTGGGGTGTGGCCGTTGATATCTCCTTCGGGTTTCTATATGTATTTCCCGTGATGCTGGCAGCCAGTGTGTTGCCGCGCTGGGCGATTGCGTTGACGGCAGCTCTTTGCATGGCGCTCGCCGATCTGTTCGACCCTTTTCCTTTTACGTTCAGTGTCGGGCTGCTCAGCGATCTTTCGGATTTCGCGGCATTGACAGGGGCGGGGTTGTTCGTCCATGAGGTCATCAAAAGCCGCCAGGAGGGGATGGAGCACCTCAAACGGATCGAACGGGAAGTCGTGGCTCGGCGACAGGCGGAGGAGCAGTTGGCATTTCTCATCGACAGTAGTCCCGTCGCCATTCTTATCATGACCGGCGACGGCGCAATTCTTCAGGCAAATTCGTCGGCGCACCGCCTGTTTGGGACGCCGAATGGGGAACTGCCTGGAAGAAATATCAGCCGTTATGTTGCCGCGCTGGCGTCGGTCCCGTCTGTTGAGAACACCCGCCAGACCTTTCGGACCGAAATGCAATGCCGTGGGTCGAAAGAGGACGGCAGTATCTTCCCGGCCCGTGTCTTTTTCTCGACCTACAAGACTGCGGCAGGTCCCCGCCTGGCTGCTTTGATTGTCGACGCTTCAGAGGAATTGAGGGAACGTGAAGAGTCGAGTTTTGAGCACCTCCTAGCCGGGTCGCGAGTCGTGGTTGGGGCGGTCTCGCATGAAATCCGAAATGTGTGCAGCGCCATCGCGGTCCTCGCCAATCCGTGCAACATGGTAAAGGTTTTTGCTGGTTACGAAACCAATTTCCATGATATAAAAATTGTCAAGGCGTTGTCCAAAAAGATCCGGGGATAA